From the genome of Parcubacteria group bacterium CG10_big_fil_rev_8_21_14_0_10_36_14, one region includes:
- the secF gene encoding protein translocase subunit SecF codes for MFIIKHRKIFYTIAIMLVATSITFLAIWSLNFGIDFTGGTLWEMDFKNNRPISADITQALSSEGLEPSTVQPAGENGYILRFRPLDEGQHQQGLSVLEDKFGEIDELSFEAVGPSIGKELRDKSLYAIVIVILAIIAYIAWSFRKVEKVVSSWVYGAIAIVALVHDVLIPLGIFAFLGKFFGLEITSAFVAAILTVLGYSVNDTIVVFDRVRENLRKHTHDDFVELVGASIKQTISRSINTSLTTTLVLGAIYFFGGESIKPFALVLMIGIGAGTYSSIFLASPLLVSWSLKKAK; via the coding sequence TTGTTGCTACAAGCATAACTTTTCTTGCCATTTGGAGCTTGAATTTTGGAATTGATTTTACAGGTGGAACGCTTTGGGAAATGGATTTTAAGAATAATCGTCCAATATCCGCAGATATAACACAGGCTCTTTCTTCTGAGGGTCTAGAACCAAGCACTGTTCAGCCTGCCGGCGAGAATGGCTATATATTGCGTTTTAGGCCTCTTGATGAAGGACAGCATCAACAAGGACTCTCTGTGCTGGAAGATAAGTTTGGCGAAATAGACGAACTTAGTTTTGAGGCGGTCGGACCTTCGATTGGTAAAGAACTGCGCGACAAATCTCTTTACGCAATAGTGATTGTTATTTTGGCGATTATTGCATATATTGCATGGTCTTTTCGTAAAGTTGAAAAAGTAGTTTCATCTTGGGTTTATGGAGCCATAGCGATTGTTGCTTTGGTTCATGATGTACTAATTCCTTTGGGTATTTTTGCTTTTTTGGGAAAATTTTTCGGGCTTGAAATAACCAGCGCTTTTGTGGCAGCTATACTTACGGTATTAGGATACTCCGTCAATGACACTATTGTTGTGTTTGATCGCGTTCGCGAAAATCTTCGCAAGCATACACATGATGATTTTGTTGAACTTGTGGGAGCCAGTATTAAGCAGACGATTTCACGTTCAATAAATACTTCCCTTACTACTACTTTGGTATTGGGCGCGATTTATTTTTTTGGAGGCGAGAGTATAAAACCTTTTGCCCTCGTTCTTATGATTGGAATTGGCGCCGGTACTTATTCATCAATTTTTCTTGCTAGTCCGCTTCTTGTAAGTTGGAGTTTAAAAAAAGCAAAATAA